The Myripristis murdjan chromosome 4, fMyrMur1.1, whole genome shotgun sequence region TGCTGTGAACAGACGCAGCACAGAGCACTtctcaaaacagcaaaaagaaccactttagtttttttttttttttttttaaataattcacGTATGATAAGACCCAAAATGAACTCTGTAGGCAGACTTGATTATAATAACCAAATAATTTAAACTGCGTTTGTATAGGAATGACTCAGGCCCAAGCTTTTTGATCCATCTAAGTAGTTCCCACTGTGTTTAAAACTCCAGGAGATCCGCTGTTTATTGCACCAGAAGTGCAATGAAATCAGTAGATCTAAAAATTAATAAGTAATCAAGTCAAATACTCATGATCGCAATATTGACTAAAATAATTGCACTTCCATTGTTGTCCTTATTGCACAGCCCTAGTGTGATGTCATCATGCATGTATTTGaagagggtttgtgtgtgtgtgtgtgtgtgtgtgtgtgtgtgtgtgtgtgtgtgtgtgtgtgtgtgtgtgtgtgtgtcttttaggTGTGTGAGGTCCAGACGTCCCAGGCGGATGGTAGGGAGGCTCAGCATGGACCCAAAGGAGCCGCTGGCATCAAGGTGATGGAGGCTGCGGCATTGGAGGTGGAGTTTTTGTGCTCGTTAACTTCAAGACACCACAAGTTACACATTCTGCATAACATTTGACTCCGCCCCTTCCTGTCCctgtgttgcattttaaatgatttcttgATCATGTGTTGCATCGATGCCTGACAGTTTCCTTTAAAGATCagagcttcagagctgctggaggcgAACGACTGCCAGAGACCTCCTTTAAGGTCCGGCCACTCTGACAGAACTTGAAATCTTGATTTTCTGTGTTGCAGTCGGAGGTTTACGACAACGGCTACGACGAAATGTTGGACGACATGGGCGACGCCAGAACCAACCTGATCGTGAACTACCTGCCGCAGAACATGAGCCAGGAGGAGCTGCGCAGTCTGTTCAGCAGCATCGGGGACGTGGAGTCGGCCAAACTCATCCGGGACAAAGTGGCAGGTACTGAgtccgctcacacacacacacacacacacacacacactcacacactctcacaatacacacatactcacactcacaacacacacacacacacaacactttgCTTTTATCATCCTGTCAGCCTTTTTTCctattcacttgattttttttattttgacttttttaaagtaactttctgcagttttctgacctgtgatgtcactgcagcacttttatattttctggATCTTTATCACTGATGTGTACACTGCAGTCATTTTGGTTTTTTGCTCATTAATGTtgatttatttggatttttttttttttttcgtaattAATGCAGACTCAGTGagaagttttttattttttttatttttaatatgctGATGTTCATTCTGTGAAATATCtgattgtttttccttttctttattgTTGATGTAACccttaatctttttttccagttgtcATTTAGTGTAATTGCTAATTTTTTTAAGAATGATATTTAGTGTTAATTGATATCTGAATTTATCTGAATTTGAAGTTTTTTATAGTCATGGAGAACATtgttaaatgctgttttcacctgatattgtgtattttattttgtttttcaggctgTATTTCTTGTAAAGCTGTAAAGTTGAAGCGCGTGTGCACacttgtgtattttgtttttctgatgccTGCATGTTAAATGAGATGTGTCGACGGGTGCTGGCGTCCAGGCTGAACCTGGacacttttgttattttattttgttgttttctatgTGTTTCTCTAGGCCACAGTTTAGGTTACGGCTTTGTTAACTTTGTTAACCCTAATGATGCAGAGAGGGCTATCAGTACCCTCAATGGCCTGAGGCTACAGTCTAAAACTATCAAGGTAATGTGCAAAAAggtgcttttttattttctaactcAACTCATAGATGTactgtgtttatttacctcAAGGATGAAGGTACTTCAACATGCCTATTTCAAATAATCCTGTaatgttctgttgtttttatgagTTCCTCTGTGACTCGAGGACGTAATTCTGATCCGCTGGGTGACGGATGGCTAATGGCTCATTCATGCTCAGACGGAGccttctgtctgtgtctgccttCATTTGCTCCgtatttgtgcagatcatcaggAAGCTTCCGGATACGAACCCAGCAGAGTTAGAGAGACCGATCTGTGAGCGAGACACAAAGAGgaggttttaaaaaatgataatattgCAGGATAATAACCCAAACCCTGtagtgatgcgtttaatgacctcacagaccaccgtcctcctgcggtgacgcgtttaatgacctcacagaccaccgtcgtCTCCAACGCCGCCTCTTAGCTGCTGTCAGAAGTGTTTTCCTCCGTAAAGGAGCATGAATGAGCCTGCACTCTCCTCTCACCCGGCCgtatttgttttcatgtgtcctgggattttgttgtttgctttgcttttggGGACATGTATCGGTCAGGGCTGGGACGACAAGACgttttgaaaaatcaatataCCGGGATAAAATTATTGAATAATTTTCATTGCTTTTGCAGTACGGTCAGGTTAAAAGATCACCTGTGTTCAGCCGGAAAGACAGGTTTTATTTTCGCCACAGGGAGGCGCCAAAGCACCCGTTTTGAACATAGATGAACTTCCTGGGccttaaaaaatttttttttctataagtGAAGTTTTTAACCTTGCGCCGCCACACGGCCCACAGTCTGATCTGTGATGGCGTCGGCCCGGCGGCACTCGCTGTCGCCGTGCGGCTGATCAGCAGCTCGATGTCTCCTCGATACGCTCATTTTCTTAACAGAACGCAGACACACATCAGACCGCTGCCCGGCCCCAGCACACActtagttttattttcattttttaaaaaatggtatttatttttgcaacatTAACAGGTAAAAAGTACGACGGGAGCATTTTGAAAACCAGCGGTGTTCAGatttatttaagtttatttaaagtcCCTGTTCACAGTCTGAAAGGATgtacagaaaaaatacatttggatAATTATTGTTAGGTGGTCCCAGCCCTAGTACCGGTATCATAATGTAATTAATTTCGTTGGCTAAAATCAAACGGgaatcagaaaatgaaaaggctgACGTCACTCGACCAGTCTGTTTGTCGACCGGTTGAGTGAAGCTCCTcctattatttatttcagtttattttatttctttatcatttgttttaacctATCAAATTATCTGTCAAAGCTTTAAAAAATTGGAAAATGGCCGTAAATTTTCAGTTACCAGACTCCCTGAGGCTAGCCGCTCTGCTTCCTAACTCCCAGCCACGTGACGTGACTCTGTTTTCCTGTCACTCTGTTCTCTacatttgctttgattttttttttttttttttttttttttttggttttcaaaaaCTGCCCATTTTTTcagatgctgtttttatttttttaattattcctttatttttaaattttatttttttagtcattaattttttttgtatttttttttttagtcattattattatgtcttttgtatttttaactgtGTGAATCCCTGGATATTGAATGATTATTTCTAAGACTTCTTATTTAATATCCACAGAAATATGTTgacttttaaattttttttattgttttttttttttattgtttattgtcttttttgatattttttattttttacttttttttttttttttttttttaagagtggaTGTCAGTGGAgcctgtctgtgtatgtgcgtgtgcgtgtgtgtgttggtgtggggAGTGTGTGGGGGTTTCGTGCGGCTCCTGGCTGTGGGTTGAGCTCTCTGACTGCCTGCCTCCCTCCAGGTGTCGTACGCCCGGCCGAGCTCCGACGCCATCAAAGACGCTAATCTGTACATCAGCGGGCTGCCCAAGACCGTCACCCAGCAGGACCTGGAGGAAATGTTCACTCGCTACGGACGAATCATCAACTCCAGAGTCCTGGTCGACCAAGCCTccggtaccacacacacacacttgcacacactctTCTAAAGCCTCTAGGCATGTACATACCAGTAACTGAAGCGAAGCGATTCTTCTGCTCGTGACAGTGTTCACAAAGGCTTTACGGTTAAAAAGGAGCATTTTCTGCTTTAGTATTATTGTTGAGTTCAGTGTTCACCCCCACCGGGACGGAACAGTTCCAAAAAGTCTGAACCCGTCCCGGCAGAGCTGTAGGGCTGCAGTCAACCAAAAAAATCCTGGTCGACtgaagtcctgaaatttcgaccaaaagtcgactaatcggggggcaggaatacaaaaaaaaacaaaaaacaaagttactatttttagattaattaactgggcaggagcctacctggtagccttgtccgccaaaatgaattataaataaacataaacaggcagtatttgcagtatattaaattgtttttgacctaattattttgcactgagtGACACACTGGAGTCGCTCGGCTCTGACACgctgcatcacgtgcacctacgcaatatcaCAGCCTGTGATTTCTGAAAATAgtactatgtcaagctgccgtcgtcgtgggtgtgtgcgcctgcagttataaaacgattattagactaaaattttgaaatatgccaattctgatatatTTATACTCCAAACCAACAGCAACCTcacacagacatgttagcttaccgttttaggtgatatgccatgttggtcgttgagctgtgatacgcaaactgttgtttgcaaagtttgcattcgactttttttccatctattttggtaaaatgctgccacactgacgacgtctttgacatggtagaggactaaatgttcattaaacgttcttaattaagcaaatattcagaaaaccaggcctcattttttcttccattcagAACATACAggcccacctgtctgtctccagcgggttgggctaatccaaaactgtgaaatcaaggggggtgttctgaagacagactgttacctgtgaaacaggctgttctgaaaacacccccatcagcacttagtgctttactcctgatcaaattaacacggcaaataatcgaccaatcagatgttggtcgaccaagaacgtatcgaccaataaatcgaccagtcgactaacagactgcAGCCCTACTGAACTGACCTTACCTTAGCGTACCCAGCTGCCTTTGCTCTAGAGCTCCCTGTGTGTCCCTGCTCGTTCTGTGGACAGAGCAAGCAGACAAGCCCGAAAATGATTCGGGTAGAAATACGCATCTATTTTCTTAAAGCCTGCGGCTCTACCCGGTGTTTGAGGAGCCAAGGTAGTTCTGATAAACTGAAAAAGCAAATGCCCATAAGTTAAGAGCAAATTTAAAGTCGACAGTTGCCAGCATGAACAAATAATCGATTGATGGTGCACATCGCTGCACCGCCTCGAACCTGTCCGCTTAACAGCTCGTCCCTCACTGTCTGCTCAGGCCTGTCGAGGGGCGTGGCCTTCATCCGCTTCGACAAGAGGTCCGAGGCCGAGGACGCCATCAAGTACCTGAACGGACACAAGCCGCCCGGCTCCGCTGAGCCAATCACAGTCAAGTTTGCCGCCAACCCAAATCAGGCCAAGAACTCCCAGCTGCTGTCCCAGCTGTACCACAGCCAGTCTCGGCGCTTCGGAGGACCCGTCCACCACCAGGCCCAGAGGTTCAGGTAAACACTCCGCTTTCAGATGATAAGGGGGCCGTCCCTGTAGCTCACCTGCCGGAGCACGCAGCACCTGCACAGCGCTGAGTCCAGCTCTTGTCTCTGTGGTGATGATCCTGTGTGTTGGTTTCTGAGCTAAAAGTGTGATTGTTATCGTGGGAGCTGTTGTGCTGTGAAGCGCGTGGCGagctgtggattagcagccagTTGAAGTCGTGGATGTGCCTCCATGTTTGCTGCAGTGACACGTCTTAACATCGTTCACTGCTAAAACCTTCTTCAGAGAGCCTTCTCCCCACTCCTGCTTCCTGTCTCCTGCAGGTTCTCTCCCATGGCGGTGGACCACATGGGAGGGATGGGCGGAGCCCCGGGCAACTCGTCGGCCGGTTGGTGTATCTTCATCTACAACCTGGGCCAGGACGCCGACGAAGGCTTCCTGTGGCAGATGTTCGGGCCGTTCGGCGCCGTCGCTAACGTCAAGGTGATCCGCGACTTCAACACCAACAAGTGCAAAGGCTTCGGCTTCGTCACCATGACCAACTACGAGGAAGCCGCCATGGCCATCACCAGCCTCAACGGCTACCGGCTAGGAGACAAGGTCCTGCAGGTCTCCTTCAAGACCAGCAAAGGACACAAGTAGAGAGgatgagggggaggaagaggggttTCACTTTGTtactgtgattttatttttgtatattttctcttgagtttttctcttttgttcccAGCAGGCAGGAACAGTTGGTGTTAAATGTAGATGTTGATGTTGACGTTGTTTCGCCTGGTTTCTCTCATACTCTATTCCATCATTTCATTCCTCCAGTTGTCACTGCTCAGCTGATGTTTTTAAGTTGTGTTCCATGGTGGTGTGGTGAGTTAGAGTTTGAGTTGCAGCGCCGCCATGTCGCCACTAGGGGTCAGAATTGTTCAGTAACAAGGCAGCCAGTATTTACAGTTCTGCCAGATATCGTTCATGTACCGTCTCACAGGAAGCTGCACAAACATGTACTGAGAGAAATAAAAGCCTcagactgaaaataaaataaaactcagaAACACAACAGGGTTTCAGCCTCCATTTATGAAGCAGCGATCCCAGCGGCAGCAAAGAGCTTTACAAGGCacttacaacaaaaacaacaacctaaAAGTGACATACAGATGCAAGTTGAGTTTGgtttttcagtttcacaggAAAATGGTTCATTTCAagtgtgaaaataaatgagaagtCAAGAAGCAACAACCTGGAGAAGGAGTTTCTCCACTGGAACTCTCAGGTTTTTCCcaattatgttttcattttcatttattaaagtttttttggaggacacacacaaggTAACAGCCACAGTTATGTAGCAGTTGTTTGGGTTACTGAGTACATTTTAATGTCACGTTTAATTTGACATTACCGGCAATTCTGAGACAAAACACTGTTCAAATCTTCAGTTATGCTGatctgtttccatggagacgCCGCTCATCTGGAATCAGCCAATCCCCTGCAGATGGGGGCGGGCCATACCAACCAGATTCTGCATTAGAGCCGAGTTTCACAGAACCAAATTGTCTGATGCCGTTTGCATttt contains the following coding sequences:
- the elavl1b gene encoding ELAV-like protein 1b isoform X2; amino-acid sequence: MAVRRGHIRYLKVCEVQTSQADGREAQHGPKGAAGIKSEVYDNGYDEMLDDMGDARTNLIVNYLPQNMSQEELRSLFSSIGDVESAKLIRDKVAGHSLGYGFVNFVNPNDAERAISTLNGLRLQSKTIKVSYARPSSDAIKDANLYISGLPKTVTQQDLEEMFTRYGRIINSRVLVDQASGLSRGVAFIRFDKRSEAEDAIKYLNGHKPPGSAEPITVKFAANPNQAKNSQLLSQLYHSQSRRFGGPVHHQAQRFRFSPMAVDHMGGMGGAPGNSSAGWCIFIYNLGQDADEGFLWQMFGPFGAVANVKVIRDFNTNKCKGFGFVTMTNYEEAAMAITSLNGYRLGDKVLQVSFKTSKGHK
- the elavl1b gene encoding ELAV-like protein 1b isoform X1, translating into MAVRRGHIRYLKVCEVQTSQADGREAQHGPKGAAGIKVMEAAALESEVYDNGYDEMLDDMGDARTNLIVNYLPQNMSQEELRSLFSSIGDVESAKLIRDKVAGHSLGYGFVNFVNPNDAERAISTLNGLRLQSKTIKVSYARPSSDAIKDANLYISGLPKTVTQQDLEEMFTRYGRIINSRVLVDQASGLSRGVAFIRFDKRSEAEDAIKYLNGHKPPGSAEPITVKFAANPNQAKNSQLLSQLYHSQSRRFGGPVHHQAQRFRFSPMAVDHMGGMGGAPGNSSAGWCIFIYNLGQDADEGFLWQMFGPFGAVANVKVIRDFNTNKCKGFGFVTMTNYEEAAMAITSLNGYRLGDKVLQVSFKTSKGHK